From the Diospyros lotus cultivar Yz01 chromosome 13, ASM1463336v1, whole genome shotgun sequence genome, one window contains:
- the LOC127788678 gene encoding sm-like protein LSM6A isoform X1: MANSPTTTFLAATPFYKTLSSSSGIRKEEMSGTMEKGSTTTKTPADFLKSIRGRPVVVKLNSGVDYRGILACLDGYMNIAMEQTEEYVNGQLKNKYGDAFIRGNNVLYISTSKRTIAEGA, from the exons ATGGCAAACTCCCCGACAACAACATTTCTCGCAGCAACCCCATTTTACAAGACACTGAGCTCCA GTTCTGGTATTAGAAAAGAAGAGATGAGCGGAACCATGGAGAAAGGGTCAACGACTACAAAAACTCCAGcagattttctcaaatctattcGTGGGCGACCTGTTGTTGTCAAATTGAATTCTGGTGTTGATTATCGAG GTATTTTAGCCTGTCTGGATGGATATATGAACATAGCTATGGAGCAAACAGAAGAATATGTTAACGGACAGCTGAAAAACAAATATGGTGATGCCTTCATTAGGGGAAATAACG TACTCTACATCAGCACATCAAAAAGGACGATTGCGGAAGGAGCTTAG
- the LOC127788678 gene encoding sm-like protein LSM6A isoform X2, with product MSGTMEKGSTTTKTPADFLKSIRGRPVVVKLNSGVDYRGILACLDGYMNIAMEQTEEYVNGQLKNKYGDAFIRGNNVLYISTSKRTIAEGA from the exons ATGAGCGGAACCATGGAGAAAGGGTCAACGACTACAAAAACTCCAGcagattttctcaaatctattcGTGGGCGACCTGTTGTTGTCAAATTGAATTCTGGTGTTGATTATCGAG GTATTTTAGCCTGTCTGGATGGATATATGAACATAGCTATGGAGCAAACAGAAGAATATGTTAACGGACAGCTGAAAAACAAATATGGTGATGCCTTCATTAGGGGAAATAACG TACTCTACATCAGCACATCAAAAAGGACGATTGCGGAAGGAGCTTAG